GATACAACTGGTAATCTGTTATGGGGTGAAACGGGATTGATCTTTGAACTGGCACAAGAAGAATGGGAATGTTTCCCTCTGCGAGTGACAGCAGACGAAGACGGAGGAGCTTATCTGGTTTGGCTCGAAGATCACACTCCAAACGAAATAAAATGTCTTTATGTGAATGGAGAAGGAGAAGTGCCGTCAGTCTGGAACGGTAGCGGAAATCTTTTATTCAATTGCGATTATTATTCTCACGAGTTTTCTGTAGTGCCTGATGGTTTTGGTGGGATAGTAGTTGCTGCCAGGTTTGAAATGGGAGATATTCATCTGCAGAGGTGTGACAATCAGGCAATATTGCACTGGGGAGCAGAAGGCATTATGATAGAGAGTTCATATATATATGATTATCATGTGACTGTTTTGCCCTGGAGTGTTGGTGAATATACTATAATAGTAGAGCTGGAAGGTGGGTTTTGGGCAAATATATTAGATTATAATGGTAATTTTCAGTTTAATGAGATGCAGAATATCGCTTCAATTAATGGTGAAGACAGGTATGAGATAATAAAAGGAGTAAAAACTTCTGATGATAAGTTAGGAATGATCTTTACTAGAAACGAAAATCAATTCAGTTACATTCACACCCAAAAGACACAGATAGGTGAAGAACCAGACTGGGGATCAGAGGGAATACTGCTGGGTACGAGTGAAGATGACAGTTATGCAGATATTACCCTTTCAGCAGATGAAGCAGGTGGACTCACCCTTGCCTGGGGAGAACTGGGCGATGAAACTTATAATATCTTCTATCAACATCTGGACAGCGAGGGGAATGCAATATCAGGAACTGGACCGCAATTAGCAGGTATATCTCAGGACAGCCGCCATACTCTGAAAATGTTCTGTGAATCTGACAGCAGCGTTTTATTCTGGCAACAATATCAAGAGGACAGAAATGAGATACAAGTACAGATTTATGATGAAGATGATAATGCTCAAATTGCCGGGATGGGAAATACTGTTCTGAGTGTGCTGGCAGGCTCTACAGGTGTGAAATATATACTGAAAACCCAAGGTGCAGTTTCGGCAGTATGCTGGCGTGATGATAGATATCCTAAGAGACAAATATATGTGCAGATGATCAATAATGATACTGGAGAATTATTTTATATTGCAAATGGAATGCCGGCAACAGTGAATGTTGAAACTGAATATTTCAGTCACGATATTTGTCTTAATGAAGCCGGGACCGAATTATGCATAGCCTATCAATTTGTAGAAGATAATTTTATTGGAGGTGGAATACAGATAATTGATCAGGATGGCAACCGTCTGATGGGAGAAAGCGGAGAGATTTTTGAGTGTGAATTTGATTTCACAGATTATGGCTTTGGGAATGCCGGTAATAATAGCTATCTGTTTCTCTGGTGTGATCAGGATGAAACATTCAGAGACCCTCGATTATATCTCAAAGCTCAGAAAATTGAAAATCATCAGTTTGTGTGGGGAAGTGGGATCACTTTGCTGGAAGGATATGAAGGAGACTGCTCACATTTAATGGTAGAGTATCCTTACATTTTCTGGATTAGAAATGAATTCCCTCCAAGTCAATTAAGACTTACCAGACTGGCTGATGATGGTTCTGCTGCTCCAGGTTGGAGTA
This portion of the Candidatus Stygibacter australis genome encodes:
- a CDS encoding T9SS type A sorting domain-containing protein codes for the protein MKKLMILGLLILAIGLLGYTCWEENGKAIRQETNLNYSGAVIHLSGGGYMLMWSDASGGLQEMKVQKVSADGENIWAEPVILTTRECYYPNGEVLGETSDGDIVAAWYELGDPALLRVQKIDTTGNLLWGETGLIFELAQEEWECFPLRVTADEDGGAYLVWLEDHTPNEIKCLYVNGEGEVPSVWNGSGNLLFNCDYYSHEFSVVPDGFGGIVVAARFEMGDIHLQRCDNQAILHWGAEGIMIESSYIYDYHVTVLPWSVGEYTIIVELEGGFWANILDYNGNFQFNEMQNIASINGEDRYEIIKGVKTSDDKLGMIFTRNENQFSYIHTQKTQIGEEPDWGSEGILLGTSEDDSYADITLSADEAGGLTLAWGELGDETYNIFYQHLDSEGNAISGTGPQLAGISQDSRHTLKMFCESDSSVLFWQQYQEDRNEIQVQIYDEDDNAQIAGMGNTVLSVLAGSTGVKYILKTQGAVSAVCWRDDRYPKRQIYVQMINNDTGELFYIANGMPATVNVETEYFSHDICLNEAGTELCIAYQFVEDNFIGGGIQIIDQDGNRLMGESGEIFECEFDFTDYGFGNAGNNSYLFLWCDQDETFRDPRLYLKAQKIENHQFVWGSGITLLEGYEGDCSHLMVEYPYIFWIRNEFPPSQLRLTRLADDGSAAPGWSNEGHIVSTSFLRGNLKLSKYGSDIIVFWIAPAGTEEQQLKGQRYNPEGEMLWEEDGRIFGEVCEDFYDYQLEGEYLYYLIQEADNPFILYKYNLNGESAWEEGITFESEISMNYCYFSAWEEVLIVYGNTIDGDIYAKIYNSDGNLVDNIPENGLEVCTQPHWQNIEACVTDQNGSSIALWQDRRGEYMPMDDPSLYVQKIDLSTVPITDEEIIDGNLLNVSNYPNPFTRSTTLKCDLPRSAEDAEIVIYNIKGQKVRSLPATSNEVQWDCRNQAGNIAGSGVYFYVLQGKNIKSETGKMIMLR